One Pseudomonas brassicacearum genomic region harbors:
- a CDS encoding methyl-accepting chemotaxis protein, translating to MHDLARHMQTAGEGIEALNEQSQVIGTIVKTISGIAEQTNLLALNAAIEAARAGEQGRGFAVVADEVRQLASRTSQATDEIVGVVRQNQDMARNAVALMTDGQHQAEQGLALAAEAGTVIVEIQDGAKKVVDAVSQFANQLST from the coding sequence ATGCACGACCTGGCCCGGCACATGCAGACCGCCGGCGAAGGGATCGAGGCACTGAATGAGCAATCCCAGGTCATCGGCACCATCGTCAAGACCATCAGCGGCATCGCCGAACAGACCAACCTGCTGGCACTCAACGCGGCTATTGAGGCGGCCCGGGCCGGAGAGCAGGGCCGCGGCTTCGCGGTGGTGGCCGATGAAGTGCGGCAACTGGCATCGCGTACCAGCCAGGCGACCGATGAAATCGTCGGCGTGGTCCGCCAGAACCAGGACATGGCTCGTAACGCCGTGGCGCTGATGACCGACGGCCAGCACCAGGCCGAACAGGGCCTGGCCCTGGCAGCCGAAGCGGGGACGGTGATCGTCGAGATCCAGGACGGGGCGAAGAAAGTGGTCGATGCGGTGAGTCAGTTTGCCAATCAGTTATCAACCTAA